The stretch of DNA TCAAGCTCGCGGACCTGCCCACCGGGGCGACGGTAGGCACCGGCTCACCGCGCCGGGCCGCGCAGCTGCGCGCCGCGCGTCCCGACCTGGACATCCGGGATATCCGCGGCAACGTGGACACCCGCTTGGGCCGTGTCCCCGGATTGCCGGGCAACAGCACCGACGCCGTCGTGGAAGGCAAGACGTGCGACCTCGACGCCGTCGTGCTGGCCGCCGCCGGCCTGCACCGGATCGGCCGGCTGGACACGGTCAGCGAGTACCTCGGGATCGAGGTCATGCTGCCCGCTGCCGGGCAGGGTTCCCTGGCCATCGAATGCCGCTCCTCCGATGCGCCCCGAAAAGCCGGATCCACCGAAGGCTCCCAGGGCGTCCTGGCGCAGGCCCTCGCCGCCCTCGACGATCCGGACACCCGGCTGGCCGTCACAGCCGAGCGGGCACTGCTGGCACGGCTCGAGGCAGGCTGCGCGGCCCCGGTGGGCGCCTACGCGTACCGCAAGGGAAGCATGCTGTACCTCGACGCCGTCGTCTGCGCCGTCGACGGCACGGCGACCGTGCGCGAGCAGAAAGCCACCGACGGCCTCACCGAAGTCGGTGCCACCCTGCTGGGGATCGAACTGGCGGAGGTCCTGCTGGCGCGCGGGGCAGCCGACATTGCGGATCTGTCCGCTTCCTGAGCCGGCGGACAGCAGCAGATGACGGGATGGCGGAACATGCCGGACGGGCCTGGCAGGGTGCTGGACAGTGCGGCGCCGTCCCGTGCGGTGCCCAACGGTGCGGTGCCCAACGGTGCGTCGCTCAACGGTGCCCGCGTGCTGGTTGCCCGTAGCCCGGACCGCGCGGGGGAGCTTGTTGCGGCCCTCCGGCGGGTGGGGGCCGAGCCGTTGCTGCTGCCGCTCATCGACTTCGAGCTGGCCCGTGACCAGCATTCGCTGGATGTTGCCTTCGATGCCCTCGGGGCCGGTGCCTACACCTGGCTCGTGGTCAGCAGCGTCACTACGGTCCAGGCGTTGGAGGCCAAGGCCGCCGAACGGGGCGTGGGCCTGAGCGCCTGGCTTCCCGGCAGCCTCCAGGTCGCCACGATTGGCCCGGCCACGCGCCGGTTCCTCGAGGCGCGTGGCATCGCCGTCGACCTCGCTCCCACCGGGCCCCAATCCGGAGCGGGCCTGCTCGACATCTGGCCCGAAGGCCAGGGCCGGGTGCTGCTGCCGCAGGCCGACATCGCCGACCCCCGGCTCCGCCGCGGCCTGGCGGCCCGCGGCGCCTCCGTCCAGGTCATCACCGCCTACCACACGGTGGACTATCCGGCGGAT from Arthrobacter sp. PAMC25564 encodes:
- the hemC gene encoding hydroxymethylbilane synthase, encoding MTVRIGTRASKLALTQTQQTADQLAAVGGFPVELIHIRTDGDVLTGSLSQMGGTGVFVAALRDALLQDACDVAVHSLKDLPTGPALGLTLAATPKRVDVRDVLCARDGLKLADLPTGATVGTGSPRRAAQLRAARPDLDIRDIRGNVDTRLGRVPGLPGNSTDAVVEGKTCDLDAVVLAAAGLHRIGRLDTVSEYLGIEVMLPAAGQGSLAIECRSSDAPRKAGSTEGSQGVLAQALAALDDPDTRLAVTAERALLARLEAGCAAPVGAYAYRKGSMLYLDAVVCAVDGTATVREQKATDGLTEVGATLLGIELAEVLLARGAADIADLSAS
- a CDS encoding uroporphyrinogen-III synthase, with the translated sequence MPDGPGRVLDSAAPSRAVPNGAVPNGASLNGARVLVARSPDRAGELVAALRRVGAEPLLLPLIDFELARDQHSLDVAFDALGAGAYTWLVVSSVTTVQALEAKAAERGVGLSAWLPGSLQVATIGPATRRFLEARGIAVDLAPTGPQSGAGLLDIWPEGQGRVLLPQADIADPRLRRGLAARGASVQVITAYHTVDYPADPSRSLSAGWPPAAGPGTGIPAAVLTAAQAKAEIGAGGLQAVVAASPSAARRIHADLAPLGDCRFVAIGRSTAAQAESLGLAVASVADAPTASGLVAAVVQALAPGQSPPRPGAAPHPPTAHPPAAHRSAAGHLSKDRP